A window from uncultured Desulfobacter sp. encodes these proteins:
- a CDS encoding CNNM domain-containing protein produces MGLQVPFGMDSNLALTTILWGNVGINVLATLLSNSVLTGISAFLFSTVLITFLGEVIPQAYFSRNALKVAARMAPILIFYQCLLYPVTKPSAIMLD; encoded by the coding sequence ATGGGATTGCAAGTACCATTTGGTATGGATTCCAATCTGGCCCTGACAACAATTTTGTGGGGTAACGTTGGGATTAATGTGCTGGCGACATTATTGTCAAATTCAGTACTTACAGGCATCAGTGCTTTTTTGTTTTCGACGGTTTTGATCACTTTTCTGGGCGAAGTTATTCCCCAGGCCTATTTTTCACGCAATGCCCTTAAAGTTGCAGCACGAATGGCTCCGATACTTATCTTTTACCAGTGCCTGCTCTATCCGGTGACCAAACCGTCAGCCATAATGCTGGATTGA
- a CDS encoding iron-containing alcohol dehydrogenase: MLRYDTLLEHGYLVKLVVGKKVVTSAVEAVVEANTLLSGIGFESGGLAGAHAIHNGLTGLGDTHAKFHGEKVAFGTLVQLVMEGRDTDIVEEVRDFCFSVGLPICLEDISRIAEVTCAAGETIHAIWFDLTPDKVEAAVWAADALGKAYKGQITL; encoded by the coding sequence GTGCTACGATACGATACGCTCTTGGAGCACGGGTATCTGGTCAAGCTCGTCGTGGGAAAAAAAGTGGTCACATCAGCTGTGGAAGCCGTGGTGGAAGCCAACACCCTTTTAAGCGGTATCGGGTTTGAAAGCGGCGGTCTCGCCGGTGCACACGCTATCCACAACGGGTTGACCGGCCTGGGGGATACCCACGCCAAATTCCATGGTGAAAAGGTTGCTTTCGGCACCCTGGTTCAGCTTGTCATGGAAGGCCGGGACACGGATATAGTTGAGGAAGTCCGTGATTTCTGCTTTTCAGTGGGCCTGCCGATCTGCCTTGAGGATATCAGCCGGATAGCCGAAGTTACATGTGCTGCCGGGGAAACCATCCACGCCATCTGGTTTGATTTGACGCCAGACAAGGTGGAAGCAGCCGTCTGGGCTGCTGATGCTTTAGGAAAAGCCTATAAGGGGCAAATTACTTTGTAA
- a CDS encoding ATP-binding protein, whose protein sequence is MKEDFISDKRRVSYLSATYNRIYRGQSVLIEGDFGAGKTRFLKLLRPKKLHAVWVESLFNIHETLASILKELNYEATATYRRTPQYLKTICNLSNCFIIIDEANDLDSRVWPYLKRIIDAGVPIVFAGLPKVRTHLSRNHPDILSRLKTLILYPIEVEDFIEKYKDIQQEAVEQIYMAVKGDMRKFKEICTDCQDRAKELNHNFVDINLALEFISDLPPQ, encoded by the coding sequence ATGAAAGAGGATTTTATCAGTGATAAACGAAGAGTCTCATACCTGTCTGCCACTTATAATAGGATATACAGGGGCCAAAGCGTACTCATTGAAGGAGATTTTGGCGCAGGAAAAACTCGTTTTTTAAAATTGCTGCGGCCTAAAAAGCTCCATGCCGTATGGGTCGAATCTCTGTTCAACATCCATGAAACCCTGGCATCCATACTCAAGGAATTGAATTATGAGGCCACCGCCACCTACCGCCGGACTCCCCAGTACCTGAAAACGATCTGCAACCTATCCAATTGTTTTATCATCATAGATGAAGCCAATGACCTGGACTCCCGGGTCTGGCCATATCTCAAACGAATTATTGATGCCGGTGTTCCCATCGTATTTGCAGGGCTCCCAAAGGTCAGAACCCATCTGAGCCGGAATCATCCCGATATACTCAGCCGGCTCAAAACTCTGATTTTATACCCCATAGAGGTCGAAGACTTCATCGAAAAATACAAAGATATCCAGCAGGAAGCCGTTGAACAAATTTATATGGCCGTCAAAGGCGACATGAGAAAATTTAAAGAAATCTGTACAGACTGCCAGGACAGGGCAAAGGAGTTGAATCACAACTTTGTTGATATCAACCTTGCTCTGGAATTTATATCCGATCTCCCTCCCCAGTAA
- a CDS encoding integrase, producing MDDLSIDDRFHLLLHKKIMNKIGSAKRRSKKYYKDQYKKTGIIPVPLLLVEKGIMDGRKCSGRPKVIDEQTKRRFIEMVKASCDPSSQGFIFITRRARTIKNYHCWLEEELGKTISLPALRRCAKRENLKFYLEKEDDQEPSPARYSFKSVPVFALIQVDGCKFQYLRIRDERGNWQKPQVIEIFDTGSRKLFILEFYFTESNLNSVDLFTRFLLCTPFPLKTIGIRPDQAKGFLNLKRPINAMNLAHSTPGGFYLAPDFSRAHSPKDKAHLESSHRSLHNFEIRIIKAFEDRIVKTVTEYDFKRGRKEKVTVTLLDITLDELRSSTVLRQYRDEHNHTQHYFTEDGVVSAWVPAQKFDNFLSNQADTLNFIPEQVQEYMKYGYRKIKATVSKNRTIRHDKRDYYVTSGADRFSKHKSTSVKISRYRDKLFIFEPSEDGILLGEAIAKKPFDRPPAPVPAPEPDELDTIIALLEKHNMAVDRPILIEIYHKGLSLARAEQVLHHNQSRYADYMKKMDQPEERKKQALFNAFMLDCQKSLTTNRVATYASLGDMT from the coding sequence ATGGATGACCTGAGCATTGACGACCGCTTCCATTTACTGCTGCATAAAAAAATCATGAATAAAATCGGATCTGCCAAGAGAAGATCCAAAAAATATTACAAGGACCAGTACAAGAAAACCGGGATTATCCCGGTACCCCTTTTGCTGGTTGAAAAAGGAATTATGGATGGCCGCAAGTGCAGCGGGCGCCCCAAGGTTATAGACGAGCAAACAAAAAGGCGGTTTATTGAAATGGTCAAGGCGTCATGCGATCCGTCATCTCAGGGGTTCATTTTTATCACCCGAAGAGCCAGGACCATTAAAAATTACCACTGCTGGCTCGAGGAAGAGTTGGGTAAAACAATCAGCCTTCCGGCACTTCGGCGATGCGCCAAAAGGGAGAATCTCAAATTTTATCTGGAAAAAGAGGACGATCAGGAGCCGTCACCGGCACGTTATAGCTTCAAATCGGTTCCGGTGTTTGCCTTGATCCAGGTTGACGGTTGCAAGTTCCAATATTTAAGAATCAGAGATGAACGTGGAAACTGGCAGAAACCGCAGGTGATTGAAATATTTGATACCGGTTCCAGGAAGCTGTTCATCCTGGAATTCTATTTTACCGAAAGTAATCTGAACTCTGTGGACCTTTTTACCCGTTTTTTGTTATGCACCCCTTTTCCTTTGAAAACAATCGGCATCAGGCCCGACCAGGCAAAGGGATTTTTAAATTTAAAGCGACCCATTAATGCCATGAACCTTGCGCATTCTACGCCAGGCGGTTTTTATTTAGCGCCGGATTTTTCAAGGGCGCATTCCCCCAAAGATAAGGCGCACCTGGAATCTTCACACCGGAGCCTGCATAATTTTGAAATACGGATTATCAAAGCCTTTGAGGACAGGATTGTGAAAACCGTTACCGAATATGACTTCAAACGGGGAAGAAAGGAAAAAGTTACTGTAACCCTTCTTGATATCACCCTTGATGAATTGAGGAGCAGCACTGTGCTCCGCCAATACCGAGACGAACATAATCATACACAACATTATTTTACTGAAGACGGCGTGGTCAGTGCCTGGGTGCCGGCACAGAAGTTTGATAATTTTTTGTCAAACCAGGCAGACACCCTGAACTTTATCCCGGAGCAGGTTCAAGAATATATGAAATATGGTTACAGAAAAATCAAAGCCACCGTATCCAAGAACAGAACCATCCGCCATGACAAACGCGATTATTATGTGACCAGTGGTGCAGACCGGTTCAGCAAGCATAAAAGTACGTCGGTAAAGATATCCAGATACAGGGACAAACTTTTTATCTTTGAGCCCAGTGAAGACGGCATACTTCTGGGCGAAGCCATTGCAAAAAAGCCGTTTGACAGGCCACCTGCACCAGTGCCTGCTCCTGAGCCCGACGAACTCGACACTATTATCGCTCTTTTGGAAAAGCACAATATGGCCGTTGATCGGCCTATTTTAATCGAAATTTACCATAAAGGCCTTTCCCTGGCCCGGGCGGAGCAAGTACTTCACCATAATCAATCAAGGTACGCAGATTACATGAAAAAAATGGACCAGCCTGAGGAACGTAAAAAACAGGCTTTGTTCAATGCATTTATGCTTGATTGCCAAAAATCGTTAACTACGAATCGAGTGGCGACTTATGCATCCCTCGGAGATATGACATGA
- a CDS encoding CHC2 zinc finger domain-containing protein has product MAHRFSSRELFELRNNIPVDMLIRDHLQIPSKIRDGYFRFLCPLCNEFQTAVNPTTNLARCFRCEKNFNTIDLVMKIKGYGFRDSVLIFEADKYCPPGSGIKDSCLGRCNRQTHAGRAMSMKRLAKLETLIARNQECFSKIGKALKEIRDNRLYKQALFESFETYTRARWDMGKSHAYRLIKFYEVIYNLSPIGDTLPANESQARPLTQLDSIEQRQLWKEIIESGMELTARNIKKFIDSRKTASVTKPDLTDQISNEYMAVVKAMLEQVRVAQHDHWQQTSRPAALLWHRVIHEKIVSTGADNG; this is encoded by the coding sequence ATGGCGCACAGGTTTTCATCACGGGAATTATTTGAACTGAGGAACAATATCCCTGTGGATATGCTGATCAGGGATCATTTACAGATTCCATCTAAAATCAGGGATGGCTATTTTCGTTTTCTATGCCCTCTGTGCAATGAATTTCAAACGGCTGTAAATCCAACCACGAACCTGGCCAGGTGCTTCCGGTGCGAAAAAAACTTTAACACCATCGACCTTGTCATGAAAATCAAGGGATATGGATTCCGGGACAGCGTCCTGATTTTTGAAGCAGATAAATACTGCCCACCAGGTTCCGGCATCAAAGATAGCTGCCTTGGTCGCTGCAATCGGCAAACCCATGCCGGGAGGGCAATGAGTATGAAACGGTTGGCCAAGCTTGAAACCCTGATTGCCCGGAATCAGGAGTGTTTTTCCAAAATCGGCAAGGCCTTGAAAGAAATTCGTGACAATCGTTTGTATAAGCAGGCTCTGTTTGAATCATTCGAAACATATACCAGGGCGCGATGGGATATGGGAAAATCCCATGCTTACCGCCTGATCAAATTTTATGAAGTCATCTATAATCTGTCCCCAATTGGGGACACGTTACCGGCCAACGAATCCCAGGCACGGCCTCTTACTCAACTGGATTCCATAGAACAGCGCCAACTTTGGAAGGAGATTATAGAAAGCGGCATGGAGTTAACCGCGCGTAACATCAAAAAATTTATCGACTCCCGAAAAACGGCATCGGTAACCAAACCGGATCTGACGGATCAAATTTCGAATGAATACATGGCTGTTGTAAAGGCAATGCTTGAACAGGTCCGTGTGGCACAGCATGATCATTGGCAGCAGACCTCTCGCCCGGCTGCATTGTTGTGGCATCGGGTCATACACGAAAAGATTGTATCAACGGGGGCAGATAATGGATGA